A single Desulfurobacterium sp. TC5-1 DNA region contains:
- a CDS encoding hydroxymethylpyrimidine/phosphomethylpyrimidine kinase, which translates to MEKPDVLLTIAGFDPTGGAGILRDISTFRHFGFYGTAVITANTSQNTKGVTDVLFQPPELIKKQIKAVDEDFSIAGIKIGLPHYDKTLNTWIAEFITEKKIPAVFDPVLKPTLGKAFVKKIETIEPLMKASTVITPNYSEYQKLRGYLKSFRGSIVVKGIFENNTVKDILIQNGKKTEIISHTLRSGEEVRGTGCAFSSALLALIIKKDLKTAFREASQFLQDFRKKALSLESRKQKINLDIL; encoded by the coding sequence ATGGAAAAACCTGATGTTCTGTTAACGATAGCCGGCTTTGACCCAACCGGGGGAGCCGGCATATTAAGAGACATATCAACATTCAGACACTTTGGATTTTACGGAACTGCCGTAATCACAGCAAACACATCTCAAAACACAAAAGGCGTTACAGACGTTCTATTCCAGCCTCCAGAGCTTATAAAAAAACAGATAAAAGCCGTTGATGAAGACTTTTCAATTGCAGGAATAAAGATAGGACTCCCCCATTACGATAAAACTCTAAATACCTGGATAGCCGAATTTATTACAGAAAAGAAAATACCAGCAGTTTTTGATCCTGTTTTAAAACCAACACTTGGAAAGGCTTTTGTGAAAAAGATAGAAACAATTGAGCCTCTGATGAAAGCTTCAACGGTAATAACACCAAACTATTCAGAATACCAGAAACTCAGGGGATACCTGAAAAGTTTTCGGGGAAGCATAGTCGTAAAGGGAATTTTTGAAAACAATACGGTAAAAGACATTCTTATACAAAACGGAAAAAAAACGGAAATCATATCCCATACATTAAGAAGCGGAGAAGAAGTAAGAGGAACAGGATGCGCCTTCTCATCAGCCCTGCTTGCTCTGATAATAAAGAAAGATTTAAAAACAGCGTTCAGAGAAGCATCTCAATTCTTACAGGATTTTAGAAAAAAGGCTCTATCTTTAGAAAGCAGGAAGCAGAAAATAAATCTTGATATCCTTTAA
- the alaS gene encoding alanine--tRNA ligase: MTGKEIREAFLSYFESKGHTRVKSSSLIPANDPTLLFTNAGMVQFKDYFLGKEKPPFKRATSCQKCMRAGGKHNDLENVGRTGRHHTFFEMLGNFSFGDYFKREAIEFAWELVTEVFKLPEEKLYVSVYEKDDEAFEIWNKVIGIPEQKIYRLGEKDNFWAMGDTGPCGPCSEIYFDRGEEFACGETCGIGKCDCDRFLEIWNLVFMQYERDENGKLTPLAKPSIDTGMGLERIASVLQNVPSNYETDLLFPIVKWASEMADIPYGKEEKSDISMRVIADHLRAMTFLIADGCLPSNEGRGYVLRRIIRRASRHGRLLGINRPFLFKGVNAVIEIMGDVYPEIVENENLIKQIIEKEEERFSRTLEKGLELLQEVVDKIKEKGAGTIPGEEIFRLYDTYGFPLDLILEVANDERLEADVEGFEKLLKEQKERARKAWKGGIQKVVSPQIIELSEKYPSTFRGYEKLETTTKVTGILKGETLADELKEGEEGIVFLEETPFYPEKGGQVGDTGFIESSNCKCRVLDTQNVTENLIGHKVKVEKGNIKTGEVVKAAVDKERREAIKRAHTATHLLHKALREVLGNHVKQAGSLVLPDRLRFDFTHFDSVKDEELKEIEKLIFSWIIDNLPVVTEEMPYDKALERGAMALFGEKYGDVVRVVSVGDVSVELCGGTHVERSGDIGMFITLSESSVSSGTRRIEAVTGFKAWEKEREERNIINRLKATLQSKEEKIPQRVEKLKEELKEKEKEIERLRKKLATAGIDEIVSSAPVINGIKVVTARIDGYTGKELVEIADVIRNKAGTSAVMLISQKDGKNSLLIALTKDLTDRFKAGNIMREIAPILKGKGGGRPDMAQGSAQDISKLNEAFETFKKIFE; this comes from the coding sequence ATGACCGGTAAAGAAATAAGGGAAGCTTTCCTGTCATACTTTGAAAGCAAAGGACACACAAGAGTTAAAAGTTCTTCACTAATACCTGCAAACGACCCAACCCTGCTATTCACAAACGCAGGCATGGTGCAGTTCAAAGACTACTTCTTGGGGAAAGAGAAACCGCCTTTTAAAAGGGCAACCTCCTGCCAGAAATGTATGAGGGCGGGAGGAAAGCATAATGACCTTGAAAATGTTGGAAGAACAGGAAGACATCACACATTTTTCGAAATGCTCGGAAACTTCTCGTTTGGTGACTATTTCAAAAGAGAGGCAATAGAATTTGCCTGGGAACTTGTAACCGAAGTTTTTAAACTACCAGAAGAAAAACTGTATGTTTCCGTTTACGAGAAGGACGACGAAGCATTTGAAATATGGAACAAGGTAATAGGAATACCTGAACAGAAAATCTACCGCCTCGGTGAAAAAGACAACTTCTGGGCAATGGGTGATACAGGACCCTGCGGACCGTGTAGCGAAATCTACTTCGACCGAGGAGAAGAGTTTGCCTGCGGGGAAACCTGCGGCATAGGAAAATGCGACTGTGACAGATTCCTTGAAATATGGAATCTCGTCTTCATGCAGTATGAAAGGGATGAAAACGGCAAACTTACACCCCTTGCAAAACCTTCAATAGACACGGGGATGGGACTTGAAAGAATTGCATCCGTTTTACAAAACGTTCCTTCAAACTACGAAACCGACCTCCTCTTCCCGATAGTCAAGTGGGCCTCGGAGATGGCAGACATCCCTTACGGAAAAGAGGAGAAGAGCGACATATCAATGAGAGTCATTGCAGACCATTTAAGGGCAATGACCTTTCTCATAGCAGATGGATGTTTGCCATCAAATGAAGGGAGAGGTTACGTCTTAAGAAGAATTATAAGAAGAGCATCAAGACACGGAAGACTCCTCGGGATAAATCGCCCTTTTCTGTTTAAAGGGGTGAATGCAGTTATTGAAATAATGGGTGATGTTTATCCTGAAATTGTTGAAAACGAAAACCTTATTAAACAAATCATAGAAAAAGAGGAAGAACGGTTCTCAAGAACACTTGAAAAAGGGCTTGAACTTCTCCAGGAAGTTGTTGATAAAATTAAGGAAAAGGGCGCGGGAACCATTCCCGGTGAAGAAATTTTCCGACTCTATGACACATACGGATTCCCCCTCGATTTAATACTTGAAGTTGCAAACGACGAAAGACTCGAAGCGGACGTTGAAGGATTTGAAAAACTGCTGAAAGAACAAAAGGAAAGAGCAAGAAAAGCGTGGAAAGGAGGCATTCAAAAAGTTGTCTCACCTCAAATAATCGAGCTCTCAGAAAAATATCCTTCCACATTCAGGGGATACGAAAAACTCGAAACAACGACAAAAGTAACCGGCATTCTTAAAGGTGAAACTTTAGCAGATGAACTGAAAGAAGGCGAAGAGGGTATAGTTTTTCTTGAGGAAACCCCATTCTATCCTGAAAAGGGTGGCCAGGTAGGCGATACGGGTTTCATAGAAAGCTCTAACTGTAAATGTCGCGTTCTGGACACCCAGAACGTAACCGAAAATTTGATAGGACACAAAGTAAAAGTAGAAAAAGGTAATATAAAAACCGGTGAAGTTGTAAAGGCGGCAGTCGATAAAGAACGCAGGGAAGCCATAAAAAGAGCCCACACGGCAACTCATCTTTTACATAAAGCTTTAAGGGAAGTTCTCGGAAACCACGTAAAACAGGCAGGTTCTCTTGTCCTTCCAGATAGACTGAGGTTTGACTTTACACACTTTGACTCGGTAAAAGATGAAGAACTGAAAGAGATAGAAAAACTCATCTTTAGCTGGATTATAGACAACCTTCCCGTAGTTACGGAAGAGATGCCATACGACAAGGCGCTTGAAAGAGGCGCAATGGCACTTTTTGGTGAAAAGTACGGCGATGTTGTAAGGGTCGTAAGCGTAGGCGATGTAAGTGTAGAACTGTGCGGCGGAACGCATGTCGAAAGAAGCGGCGATATCGGCATGTTTATCACCCTTTCTGAATCTTCCGTATCATCTGGAACAAGACGTATAGAGGCAGTTACCGGCTTTAAAGCCTGGGAAAAGGAAAGGGAAGAAAGAAACATCATAAACAGACTCAAAGCGACCCTCCAATCAAAAGAGGAAAAGATACCCCAAAGAGTGGAAAAACTTAAAGAAGAACTTAAAGAGAAAGAAAAAGAAATTGAGAGATTGCGTAAAAAACTCGCCACAGCAGGGATAGATGAAATCGTATCTTCAGCACCGGTTATAAACGGGATAAAAGTCGTAACGGCAAGAATTGACGGATATACAGGTAAAGAACTTGTCGAAATTGCAGACGTAATAAGGAATAAAGCAGGAACATCAGCCGTTATGTTAATATCCCAGAAAGATGGGAAAAATAGTCTCTTAATCGCACTAACAAAAGATTTAACGGACAGGTTTAAAGCTGGAAACATTATGAGAGAGATAGCTCCCATTCTTAAAGGAAAAGGTGGTGGAAGACCTGACATGGCTCAAGGGTCAGCCCAGGACATCTCAAAACTAAACGAAGCTTTTGAAACATTTAAGAAGATCTTTGAATAA
- a CDS encoding RecX family transcriptional regulator, whose amino-acid sequence MNSKFKKALTYALRLLSRRDYTEREILFKIKQRFPEVNSEEVIKHLKENGYLSDYRVGFNYAISKMEKGWGKRKIRFHMVQKGITEEIADRILMEIEFDYSFIKKTLRKRFGDNLHTKREKVTRFLQQRGFSYTEIHNLISGKI is encoded by the coding sequence GTGAACTCAAAATTTAAGAAAGCCTTAACCTACGCTCTCCGGCTACTCAGCCGGAGGGACTACACTGAAAGAGAAATACTTTTCAAAATAAAGCAGCGTTTCCCCGAAGTTAATTCTGAAGAAGTAATAAAGCATTTAAAAGAAAACGGTTACCTTTCCGACTACAGAGTCGGCTTCAACTACGCCATATCAAAAATGGAAAAAGGATGGGGAAAACGAAAAATCCGGTTTCACATGGTTCAAAAAGGCATAACCGAAGAGATTGCAGACAGAATACTCATGGAAATAGAATTTGATTACTCTTTCATTAAAAAAACCCTGAGAAAGCGATTCGGGGATAACCTCCATACAAAAAGAGAAAAAGTGACGCGCTTTCTCCAGCAGAGAGGATTCTCCTACACTGAAATCCACAATCTAATCTCTGGTAAAATATAG